In Bacteroides cellulosilyticus, the genomic stretch CGTTTAGGCATCATAATATCGCTCAGCACCAAATCGGGAAAGAACTGTACCGCCTTGTCATATCCTTTGATACCGTTTGCCGCTTCAATGATCTCATAGTCATTCTCCAAAGACTTATGTAGGTAATCCCGTACGTCTTTGTCATCTTCCACCAAGAGAACCACCGGCTTTTTGGATGCTATTTCTCCAATGGGAGATGTTTGCGGTTTCTCCACCGGCTGTGCAAATGCCGTATCGCCAATCGTTTCCACAGGCATGGAATCCGTCTCTTCCTCTGTGAAAGCTTCACGGGAAACAGGCAGCAGAACAATGAACCGTGCTCCTTCCGTCCCATCTTCCCGGTCTTCAATACGGATCACTCCCTTATGCAGCTTCACAATGGAATATACCAGACTAAGCCCGATGCCTGTACCCGGTACATTTACCCCTGACGTTTCAGGTACCCGGTAGAAAGGTGTGAACACCTTATCCCGTTCCTGCGGTGGGATTCCACAACCGGCATCCACAACCTGCAACATCATATACAGGGCAGAAGGGGCTACTTCTTTTCGATACGATTCTTCCAACTCTCCGACAGAAATGCAATCTACTGACATACGTATGTCTTTACCGGAAGGAGTATACTTGAATGCATTGGACAGTAAATTAAATACGACCTTCTCAAGCAGCACTTTATCATACCAAGCCTGGAACTCCCGGTCCCGGCAATCCAGTGTGAAAGTAATTTCATTGGTTTGCGCTATCTGATTGAACGCACAGTAGATCTCTGTGACAAACTCATATACATTATTTTCCGTGACCTGCAATTCCATTGTACCACTCTGGTTTTTCTGCAAGTCCATCAGCTGATTGACCAACAAAAGAAGCCGTTGGGCATTTTTATAAATGACCATCAGTTTATCCCGCAGTTCCAAAGTCACATCCATCCGCTTCACCAGCTCTTCAAAAGGAGTGATGATCAGCGTCAGTGGAGTACGTAGCTCATGGGCGAAATTCGTGAACAGATGCATCTTTGCCTGATGGAACTCTTCCTGTTGCAGTTTCTCTTTTTGCTCCATTTGCAGCCTTTCCCGCAAGCGGCGACGGGCATTAAAATAATGGAATATTGCGTAGAACACTCCTATCAGCAATAGTCCATAAATCAGGAAGGCATACCAGGTAGCCCATAAAGGTGGGGTAATGACAATCTTCAAAGTCTTCCCTTCCTCATTCCATACCCCATCGTTATTACAAGCCTTGACATGAAAAAGATAGGTACCGGGACGCAGATTGGTATAGTAAGCAGTACTACGCTCTCCCACATGATTCCAGTCTTTATCATATCCTTCCAATTTATAGGCATACCGGTTCATCTCCGGATTGATGAAATTCAACGCTTTATAATTGATTGCCAGATTATTCTGATTATACTGCAAATTGATACCCTCCGTTTCATTAAGCAACCCATTCAAGATTCCTGTTCCATCATCTGCACGCACCACACGATTATTCACCAGCAGGTCTTCCAATACTATTGGCGGTACAAAACGATTCATCGGCATCTCCGGCGTATAAAAAGTGATAAAGCCATCATTACCGGTAAAACACAATGTACCGTCCGGCATGGCTACCCCACCCCGATACGTAAACTCACGCAAATGAATACCATTATTGAATGGAAAGTTTTTAATCTCCCCGGTAGATGGAGAATAAGAGGAAATACCCTGCAACGAACTCATCCATAGATTTCCATCCGCTCCCTCCAGCAATTTACAAATATCCTCCCCCATCAATCCCTCTTTCTCTGTTACCCGGCGAAGCACACCACCACGTTTGTCCAGTTGAAAGATACCGCCTCCATAGGTAGATACCCATACATCACCGGATCTGGTTGATAATATGGAAGATATATAGTTACTTGGAATTTGCATTTCCTGCTCCGAGCGCGATGTACGAAAGACGGTCATTTCACCTGTACGGGTATTAAAACGGTATAGTCCGGCAGAACGCATACCTATCAATAACACACCGGGACTCTCTTCTGCCATGCAACGAACGGAAGAAAAGTGCAATTTTTCTCCTTTCGGTCCGGTAAATTCAGTCTTCCGCTCACCGGCAGGAGTAAAACAAGTCAGTGCATATCCACCTTTTGAAGTTCCTACCCATAAATTACCGTCTGCATCACGCACAATACCATAAACAGCAAGTTCTATGGGATATTTATAGAATAAAGAAAAACGCCGGGTAGCAAGATCAAAACGATAGACCTCCCCCAATACCGTACCACACCAGATACAGTCATCCTCAGCATATACCGTCTTGATAACATTCGAATTATGCACGGAATAACTCTCCTTATCAATCAGGTAAAAGTTTCCCTCTCCTGTCGAGATTTCGTATTGGAGCAATCCATACCCTTCAGTAGCTATCCATAAATTTTTCTGTTTATCGACACAAGCCGTTCCATAGATTCCCGTTTGCTGATTCACCGCCTTTCCCGGAGTATGATGAATGAAGCGGTCGGTAAGCGAACTCAGCCAAGTGACGCCACCGGCAAAGGTACCAATCCACAACGTACCGGTATGGTCACGACAAAAAGCATAAATGGAAAAATGCCCCAAGCCACGTCCGGGCTCGTCATAACTGCTCACTTTACGAATCTGATCTTTCAACGGTGCATAAGCATAAATACCATCAAAGGTACCAATCAGCATCTCTCCATCCCATTCGGCAAGACAGCGGACATAATTATTCTTCAGACCACTGTTGGCAGATGTATAAGAAGTTATTTTATGGTTACGGACATCAATGCGGTTCAGTCCTCCAAATTGACAACCGACCCAGATACGATGATAAGAATCTTCATAAAGAGTGGAAACACTATTGTCCGGTAAACCGGCACGACGGTCATAATGATTCATCACCTGCATCTGTTTGTTACACTGGTAAACTCCGTTCACTGCCGTACCTATCCAGAAGTTACCTGCCTTATCCTCCATCAAGGCAGTGACGGAACTATTGAAATTTTCCACAAATTCCACCCTTTTAAAGTTGTCTTGTTCGGGAATATAACAACAAAGCCCGCTACGGGTACCCACCCATACTTTGCCGGAACTATCAACTAAAAGAGAAAGGATACTTGCACTGGAGAGTCCATCTACATTAAAATAATTGCGGATACGTTCCGTACGAAGGCACATCCGGCTTAATCCCCGACTGGTAGCTATCCATAAATTCTTGCTATGATCTTCGCGTATTTCATTGACTTCATTGTCTGCCAAACTCAATGAGTCCCCCGGATGATGGCGAAAGACGGTATATTCACTGCCATTATAACGATTCAGTCCATTACGCGTCCCCAGCCAAAGGTATCCCCGGGTATCCTGGCAAATAGTCATCACGGAGAGTTGGGAAATCCCTTCATTCAGTTTCTGGCTGTAGTAGAATGAATATTTAGAATGTTCTGCCCACACGTACAAGGCTGAAAATGAACAGATTAATAAAGTCAACAATATTTTCCTTTTCATCAGTATAGATATATTTACTGCACAAAAATAAGAAAAGCGTAGAAATAACATAGGATATAGTGCAGAAAGGTATGGAAATAGAATAAGACGAGCAAGGGTCAGTGGTAAACCCATACTATCAGAAGTTACGACAGAACTTACAATCAATGGTATTGATTGTAGGAATCATTGGCAATGATTGTATGAATCATCGGCAATGATTGTAGACATCATCGGTATTGATGATAAGATGTCTCTTACACTTATCTATCCTGCATGCATTATAGATTCACCCTCACTGCTACACCTTCCGTTATATTCTTCCTTAATATGGGCTTGCCACCTTTCAAGACTTCTACATGCAGTTTCTTTCCTGCACGGGATACACGAATATCAAACTCCGAATTGAAAGCACGTACACAATTCAGATTCATATACTCCCACTCCTGCGGCAAACGGGGTGTCATCTCGAAACTGCGTAATCCTGTGGGACGGATGCCAAACAGACCTTCGGTATAAATACGGCAATACAGTCCGCTTTCAGCAGAGAGATGACGCTGATCTCCTTCGGGCCACGCTTCAATGGCATAAGGCACATGATCGCCCAACAAACGACGGTGCGAATACTTCTTAAGGAAGCTCATGCCTTTCTCCACTTCTCCGGCTGCAATGGTGCCACGCAGGGCATAGAGAGTACTACGATCCCAAAAGGTTTCGGTACCGGCTTGCGTCAGTAACCCATCGTCCGTCCATAGGCGGGGTGAGAAGAGAGCATCAATAGTGCCTTGCGCACGGGTGTAAATCCCCATAACAAGAGGCATACAAATCCAGGAACGCAGGATATCATTACCTTCATAATAGCGGTAGCTGTGGAAACCTTCTATCTCGTAACCAAAATGTTTTTCTATGGCTTTCTCTAAAGCATCCGCTTGATCACGATACGTGTTCAATTGCTTTGCCGATACTCCCAATTCACGTCCCAGCATAACGGCTGAACGCAAAGCGTCATAGTAAAGCGTAGAGGTACAGAGGTTTGCATCACCAGCCGGAAAGCGGTTCTCCAATTCATCCGAATTCGATGCAACCACGCCAGCCGGAGTTAGTTTACGGTTGCAATACTCCAGACACCATTCGATCAGAGGCCACAGTTCACGCGCTTCCGCCTTATCTCCACGAGCCAACGCATAGCGTGCAGCACCGTAAGCAATCATCGCACCGTCTCCCCTATCTTTGGCTCCATGCCAGAAGCTGACACCTTCGGAGATGATGGAACTCGGAATAGGTTTATACTCCGGATTCATATAGCGGGCAAAGTGGCGGAAAGAGTTCAATGCGGACTCATCACCAATCTCATAACCCAGGAAAGGGAAGAAAGGATTGATATACTCTGCCTGGTCGTTAGCCCAGACAGCCGCATAATAGGCTTCACCACCGGGACCATGCATCAATCCGCCTTTCGTGCGGTAGATGCTTTCAGCACCACGCAGTTTGGCGAAGGCAAACATACGATTGAGCACGGGATCAGGGGTCTCCAAAACCAAATTGCCCCACCACTGACTGATAAGCGCTTCACGCGCGGCACGTTCACTAAGGATGTTGATGTGTGAAAGGCCGGCGTTGTTTCGCCCGGACGAGGCATCCGCCAGTTTCCTTCCGGAAAAGATTGCATAGAATTCAAGCGTCTCTCCCGGTTTCAAAACAAAGACACCACTTTTGGAAAGAGCGGCTTCAATGCAATAAGCACCATATACACCGGCTTCCTCAGGAGTAGTATATGTTACATTCCACTCAGGCACTCGCAGCGTTATCTGATTCGGACTGCTATTCTTGAAAGTATATTCCTCACAATAGCGTGCGGCGTTGGTGGAGGGATAAAGTACACGAGTCAATTGTACGGCATCTTTCAGTTCCTTACGCCGGTACACATAGCCGAAACTGCTTTCCACACGCATGATACCATTAAAGGTTACGTCGCGTACTTCTTCATTCAGCAGGGTTTGATCGTCCACTGTTACTAAAGCGGGAATATTCACATCGAAGCGTTGCTTCAGATTGTTCTGTGTCTTGTTGGGATGCATGCGAAGCATAGGAAAAACAAGACTGCGGTTCAGATGAAAACGCTTCTGTGCATCTACACCGTAACGAAGGACAACGGAAAGTTGCTGCCCACTCATCTCAAGATGATCGTCATGTGGAATATTATCATTGATATTCCAGCGGATGGCTCCATCATCCTGAATAGTCCAACGGTCTTTCGGTTGTGCAATGGCCAGTGAACCGACCAAGATAAAAGAGAAAAGTAATAAGCTTCTTCTCAAGTCCATAAGGTTATTGTGTTTAATTGTTAGCTATTAATATCAATACTGCACTCTCAAACTGGGTATTCAATGGATTCTCCAGACCTTTCTCCATCAGTTCCGCTCCCGTAAATACCTTGCCATTGGCAGGGAAACGGGAAGTCACTCCCTTTGCCTGACTTACTTCCTCCACACGATATTTCTTATGGGCATCCAGGCCACCAAGCTTTACACGAGGTTCATTACCATCTTTAGTCTGGTAGAAGTAAACAACTGCCTTTTGCTTATCTGTTGAAACATAACTCAAAGAAGCCAACGGAGACTCATAGGGAGAAACCAAGCGATAAAGCTCACCATGCATCACCAACGGACGGATACGCTCTTTATATAATTTCACAGCATCGGCAATCTGCGCACGTTCTTCAGCCGTAGCCTTATCCAATGCCAGGTCTATTCCGAATGCACCGCTCAACGCCACATCTATGGCCATCTTCAAATGACGTTTCCCCATACGGGTGACGTGAGCAGAGATCGTATTTGCAGGGAAGAAATGTGAGAAGCCCCATTGTATCTTGATACGTCCCAACGGGTCTGTGTTGTCACTGGGCCAGAAGGAATGGAAATAGGGCATTGCACCATAGTCCACACGTCCCGATCCACCGGCACAAAGCATGGCCATCACATTGGGGAAGCCTTTGGCGAAACGATCCATCAGACGGT encodes the following:
- a CDS encoding hybrid sensor histidine kinase/response regulator transcription factor is translated as MKRKILLTLLICSFSALYVWAEHSKYSFYYSQKLNEGISQLSVMTICQDTRGYLWLGTRNGLNRYNGSEYTVFRHHPGDSLSLADNEVNEIREDHSKNLWIATSRGLSRMCLRTERIRNYFNVDGLSSASILSLLVDSSGKVWVGTRSGLCCYIPEQDNFKRVEFVENFNSSVTALMEDKAGNFWIGTAVNGVYQCNKQMQVMNHYDRRAGLPDNSVSTLYEDSYHRIWVGCQFGGLNRIDVRNHKITSYTSANSGLKNNYVRCLAEWDGEMLIGTFDGIYAYAPLKDQIRKVSSYDEPGRGLGHFSIYAFCRDHTGTLWIGTFAGGVTWLSSLTDRFIHHTPGKAVNQQTGIYGTACVDKQKNLWIATEGYGLLQYEISTGEGNFYLIDKESYSVHNSNVIKTVYAEDDCIWCGTVLGEVYRFDLATRRFSLFYKYPIELAVYGIVRDADGNLWVGTSKGGYALTCFTPAGERKTEFTGPKGEKLHFSSVRCMAEESPGVLLIGMRSAGLYRFNTRTGEMTVFRTSRSEQEMQIPSNYISSILSTRSGDVWVSTYGGGIFQLDKRGGVLRRVTEKEGLMGEDICKLLEGADGNLWMSSLQGISSYSPSTGEIKNFPFNNGIHLREFTYRGGVAMPDGTLCFTGNDGFITFYTPEMPMNRFVPPIVLEDLLVNNRVVRADDGTGILNGLLNETEGINLQYNQNNLAINYKALNFINPEMNRYAYKLEGYDKDWNHVGERSTAYYTNLRPGTYLFHVKACNNDGVWNEEGKTLKIVITPPLWATWYAFLIYGLLLIGVFYAIFHYFNARRRLRERLQMEQKEKLQQEEFHQAKMHLFTNFAHELRTPLTLIITPFEELVKRMDVTLELRDKLMVIYKNAQRLLLLVNQLMDLQKNQSGTMELQVTENNVYEFVTEIYCAFNQIAQTNEITFTLDCRDREFQAWYDKVLLEKVVFNLLSNAFKYTPSGKDIRMSVDCISVGELEESYRKEVAPSALYMMLQVVDAGCGIPPQERDKVFTPFYRVPETSGVNVPGTGIGLSLVYSIVKLHKGVIRIEDREDGTEGARFIVLLPVSREAFTEEETDSMPVETIGDTAFAQPVEKPQTSPIGEIASKKPVVLLVEDDKDVRDYLHKSLENDYEIIEAANGIKGYDKAVQFFPDLVLSDIMMPKRNGLELCSMIKNDIRIGHIPVILMTARSMVMHIREGFEAGADDYVIKPFSMDVLRIRIQSLLQSREQLKKLYGKRFSPEVVGVSTTSADERFSQKLYEIIEKNISDQNLGIEMLCDQIGISRANLYRKIKAISELSPTELIRNKRLEVALRYLKETNMSVSEVATLLGFNSHSYFSNSFKAFYGFTPTEFVQMNSANKEKR